From Nicotiana tabacum cultivar K326 chromosome 20, ASM71507v2, whole genome shotgun sequence, one genomic window encodes:
- the LOC107777905 gene encoding uncharacterized protein LOC107777905 isoform X1, producing the protein MANTLCITLTQSTCPTLPKLYSSKSILQKSNRISLTPFLKFQDSAPTQSSTRGFTTICFSRPRNGPDYKGSGPDWPILRRWNVPWNWQTVSLSSLACGLSFVLTGLIETASIPYVGLDVDELSLDEKAEILFADQAITTAVVLIVLYTLTKSSQPLPDDIYRYDLKEPFNLQRGWLLWAGIGLVGAIGAIALTGVAMSTFNGETPPRETDALARLLPLIGSSSISTVSLLGITGVLAPILEETVFRGFFMVSLTKWLPTPLAAVISGAVFALAHLTPGQFPQLFVLGTALGFSYAQTRNLLTPITIHAFWNSGVILLLTFLQLQGYDIKEIIQAT; encoded by the exons ATGGCTAACACTTTATGTATAACTCTCACTCAATCTACTTGTCCCACTTTACCAAAGCTTTATTCATCAAAATCCATTCTTCAGAAATCAAATAGAATCTCTCTTACCCCATTTCTCAAATTTCAAGATTCAGCTCCTACTCAATCTTCCACCAGAGGGTTCACTACTATATGCTTTTCTCGTCCCAGAAATGGTCCTGattataaa GGAAGTGGACCTGACTGGCCAATTTTGAGACGCTGGAATGTGCCATGGAATTGGCAAACTGTCTCACTTTCTTCGCTTGCGTGTGGATTGAG TTTTGTTTTGACAGGACTAATAGAGACAGCATCAATACCATATGTAGGACTCGATGTAGATGAATTGAGCTTGGATGAGAAGGCTGAAATTTTGTTCGCCGATCAAGC taTAACAACTGCAGTTGTGCTAATAGTCCTTTATACTCTCACCAAGTCATCTCAACCGCTCCCTGATGACATATATCGTTATG ATTTGAAGGAACCTTTCAATCTCCAGAGAGGATGGCTTTTGTGGGCTGGAATTGGTTTAGTGGGAGCAATAGGTGCCATTGCTTTAACAGGAGTGGCAATGTCCACTTTCAACGGTGAGACGCCACCAAGAGAG ACTGATGCTCTTGCCCGATTACTCCCACTGATAGGCTCCTCAAGTATCAG CACTGTTTCTCTGCTAGGCATTACTGGCGTGCTTGCTCCAATTCTTGAGGAGACTGTGTTTAGAGGATTTTTTATGGTCTCTCTGACCAAGTG GTTACCTACACCACTCGCAGCGGTTATTAGTGGGGCTGTATTTGCTCTTGCACATCTCACTCCTGGACAATTTCCTCAGCTGTTTGTTCTTG GGACTGCTCTGGGATTTTCTTATGCTCAAACGCGGAACCTCCTAACTCCCATCACAATTCATGCTTTCTGGAACTCTGGTGTTATTTTGCTTCTGACCTTCCTTCAG CTCCAAGGGTATGATATCAAGGAAATAATACAAGCAACTTGA
- the LOC107777905 gene encoding uncharacterized protein LOC107777905 isoform X2: MANTLCITLTQSTCPTLPKLYSSKSILQKSNRISLTPFLKFQDSAPTQSSTRGFTTICFSRPRNGPDYKGSGPDWPILRRWNVPWNWQTVSLSSLACGLSFVLTGLIETASIPYVGLDVDELSLDEKAEILFADQAITTAVVLIVLYTLTKSSQPLPDDIYRYDLKEPFNLQRGWLLWAGIGLVGAIGAIALTGVAMSTFNGETPPRETDALARLLPLIGSSSIRLPTPLAAVISGAVFALAHLTPGQFPQLFVLGTALGFSYAQTRNLLTPITIHAFWNSGVILLLTFLQLQGYDIKEIIQAT, encoded by the exons ATGGCTAACACTTTATGTATAACTCTCACTCAATCTACTTGTCCCACTTTACCAAAGCTTTATTCATCAAAATCCATTCTTCAGAAATCAAATAGAATCTCTCTTACCCCATTTCTCAAATTTCAAGATTCAGCTCCTACTCAATCTTCCACCAGAGGGTTCACTACTATATGCTTTTCTCGTCCCAGAAATGGTCCTGattataaa GGAAGTGGACCTGACTGGCCAATTTTGAGACGCTGGAATGTGCCATGGAATTGGCAAACTGTCTCACTTTCTTCGCTTGCGTGTGGATTGAG TTTTGTTTTGACAGGACTAATAGAGACAGCATCAATACCATATGTAGGACTCGATGTAGATGAATTGAGCTTGGATGAGAAGGCTGAAATTTTGTTCGCCGATCAAGC taTAACAACTGCAGTTGTGCTAATAGTCCTTTATACTCTCACCAAGTCATCTCAACCGCTCCCTGATGACATATATCGTTATG ATTTGAAGGAACCTTTCAATCTCCAGAGAGGATGGCTTTTGTGGGCTGGAATTGGTTTAGTGGGAGCAATAGGTGCCATTGCTTTAACAGGAGTGGCAATGTCCACTTTCAACGGTGAGACGCCACCAAGAGAG ACTGATGCTCTTGCCCGATTACTCCCACTGATAGGCTCCTCAAGTATCAG GTTACCTACACCACTCGCAGCGGTTATTAGTGGGGCTGTATTTGCTCTTGCACATCTCACTCCTGGACAATTTCCTCAGCTGTTTGTTCTTG GGACTGCTCTGGGATTTTCTTATGCTCAAACGCGGAACCTCCTAACTCCCATCACAATTCATGCTTTCTGGAACTCTGGTGTTATTTTGCTTCTGACCTTCCTTCAG CTCCAAGGGTATGATATCAAGGAAATAATACAAGCAACTTGA